A section of the Anaerolineae bacterium genome encodes:
- a CDS encoding Hsp20/alpha crystallin family protein has translation MANRITDNKQDRELAREGETTTSSRTIWHQIVVRHSSVWHPPTDVYRTEDRLIVLIEIAGMREHDFQVVLQNRLLTVSGVRHHLGGLEDVAYHQMEIERGAFRTEIHLPWNVDRSQVNATYQDGLLRIELPRALSTAIHVLSITHNSSDEA, from the coding sequence ATGGCCAACAGAATCACGGATAACAAGCAAGACAGGGAGCTGGCTCGCGAGGGGGAAACGACCACTAGTAGCCGCACTATCTGGCACCAAATTGTGGTACGCCATTCGTCCGTCTGGCACCCACCAACCGATGTTTACCGCACCGAAGACAGGCTGATCGTGTTGATCGAGATTGCCGGCATGCGCGAGCATGACTTTCAGGTTGTGCTCCAGAATCGTCTACTGACGGTCAGCGGCGTGCGGCATCATCTTGGCGGTCTGGAAGATGTGGCCTATCACCAGATGGAAATCGAGCGTGGGGCTTTCCGCACCGAGATTCACCTGCCTTGGAACGTCGACCGGTCACAGGTCAACGCGACATACCAGGACGGCCTGTTACGCATCGAGCTTCCGCGTGCCCTGTCCACAGCCATCCATGTGCTCAGTATCACGCACAATTCATCCGACGAAGCGTAG
- a CDS encoding hydrogenase expression/formation protein: protein MSDHMLPLGKLPADLLADLLSRLPTDPRVVVGPRIGEDAAVIDMGERYLVAKTDPITFATDAIGWYAVQVNANDLATTGAIPRWFMATVLLPGGQADRALAERIFTQITSACAALGITLIGGHTEITYGLERPIVAGFMLGEVEKDRLVTTGGAQIGDVILLTKGIPIEATAIIAREKRAELLQRLDPALVDRAAEYLTRPGISVVPDAQAACTAGGVTSMHDPTEGGLATALWEVAEASGRALHLDVETWPLCQEGARLCALYGLDPLGAIASGALLLTVRPEAEAGVRAALQKAGIPVFRLGQVAAGPAAVLHRGVALPRPARDEIARLFD, encoded by the coding sequence ATGAGCGATCACATGCTGCCACTGGGGAAACTGCCTGCTGACCTCCTGGCCGATTTGCTGAGCCGACTACCCACCGACCCGCGGGTGGTGGTAGGCCCACGGATTGGCGAGGATGCCGCCGTCATCGATATGGGCGAGCGATACCTGGTGGCCAAGACCGATCCGATCACGTTTGCGACCGACGCGATCGGCTGGTATGCCGTGCAGGTGAACGCCAACGATCTGGCAACAACCGGCGCAATACCCCGCTGGTTTATGGCTACCGTGCTGCTACCGGGTGGGCAAGCCGACCGGGCGCTGGCAGAGCGTATCTTCACGCAGATCACCTCGGCCTGCGCTGCGCTGGGTATCACCCTGATTGGTGGCCATACCGAAATCACCTATGGTCTGGAGCGTCCTATTGTGGCCGGGTTCATGCTCGGCGAGGTGGAGAAGGATCGGCTGGTCACGACCGGCGGCGCACAGATCGGCGATGTGATCCTGTTGACGAAAGGCATCCCGATCGAGGCGACGGCGATCATTGCCCGCGAGAAACGCGCCGAACTACTCCAGCGGCTCGATCCGGCTCTGGTGGATCGGGCTGCAGAGTACCTGACCAGGCCGGGCATCAGCGTGGTGCCGGACGCGCAGGCCGCCTGCACCGCAGGGGGGGTCACCAGTATGCACGATCCCACCGAAGGCGGGCTGGCCACCGCGCTGTGGGAAGTGGCCGAGGCCAGCGGCAGGGCACTCCACCTGGATGTTGAGACGTGGCCGCTGTGTCAAGAAGGGGCGCGGCTGTGCGCGCTTTACGGTCTTGATCCGCTGGGGGCGATTGCTTCCGGGGCATTGCTGCTGACGGTCCGCCCGGAGGCGGAAGCCGGGGTACGGGCGGCGCTGCAAAAGGCGGGAATTCCAGTTTTCCGGCTAGGGCAGGTGGCGGCGGGACCAGCGGCTGTGCTCCACCGGGGGGTGGCTCTGCCGCGCCCGGCGCGGGATGAGATCGCCCGGCTATTTGACTGA
- the proB gene encoding glutamate 5-kinase yields the protein MTPSPPQTIIIKVGTSTLSGGSRRLSRPAILELVRQMVLLWREGHRIVFVSSGAIAAGREALNYPNLPNHLPAKQMLAAIGQSHLMGIYSTMFGLYDVRIGQVLLTNDDFSHRTRYLNARNTLSTLLDYRIVPVVNENDTVAVQEIKFGDNDNLSAHIAALLDADLLILLTDKDGLYDHDPGLYPDARLIREVRTIDDNLWRLAGGTLKTQGMGTGGMITKLQAAQLATRSGTRTIIANGHTPDVLLRLLAGEPLGTTFFPATEHLESRKRWLLAERPQGILQIDPGAARALSEGRASLLPVGIQTVRGDFERGDVVIVADATGKPLAKGLSNYTSKELASLCGRRSRDIIQVLGYTYGDEAIHRDNLILIE from the coding sequence ATGACACCCAGCCCCCCGCAGACCATCATCATCAAAGTCGGCACCAGCACCCTTAGCGGCGGATCCAGGCGACTCTCCCGCCCGGCCATCCTGGAGCTAGTCCGCCAGATGGTGTTGCTGTGGCGGGAAGGACATCGCATCGTCTTTGTCAGCTCCGGCGCCATCGCTGCCGGGCGGGAAGCGCTCAACTATCCCAACCTGCCCAACCATTTGCCAGCCAAACAGATGCTGGCGGCCATCGGCCAGAGTCACCTGATGGGCATCTACAGCACCATGTTTGGCCTGTACGATGTACGCATCGGTCAGGTGCTTCTGACCAACGATGATTTCAGCCACCGGACACGCTACCTCAACGCTCGCAATACCCTCAGCACGCTCCTCGACTACCGGATCGTGCCGGTAGTCAACGAGAACGATACTGTGGCTGTGCAGGAGATCAAGTTCGGCGACAACGACAATCTATCCGCCCATATTGCCGCCCTGCTGGACGCCGATCTGCTTATCCTGCTGACCGACAAAGACGGTCTCTATGATCACGACCCCGGTCTCTACCCCGATGCCCGCCTGATCAGGGAGGTGCGGACCATCGACGATAACCTCTGGCGGCTGGCCGGTGGCACACTTAAGACGCAGGGTATGGGCACCGGCGGGATGATCACCAAGCTTCAGGCCGCACAGCTGGCCACCCGCAGCGGCACCCGAACCATCATCGCCAACGGTCATACGCCGGACGTCCTGCTACGGCTGCTGGCCGGTGAACCACTCGGCACAACCTTCTTCCCCGCCACTGAACATCTGGAGAGTCGCAAGCGCTGGCTGCTGGCGGAACGGCCCCAGGGCATCCTGCAGATCGATCCGGGCGCAGCCCGCGCCCTGAGTGAAGGCCGGGCCAGCCTGCTGCCGGTGGGCATCCAGACTGTGCGCGGCGACTTTGAGCGCGGCGACGTGGTAATCGTCGCGGACGCTACTGGCAAGCCCCTGGCCAAAGGGCTGAGTAACTACACCAGCAAGGAACTGGCCAGCCTGTGCGGTCGCCGCTCCAGGGACATTATCCAGGTCCTCGGTTACACCTACGGCGATGAGGCTATCCACCGCGACAACCTGATCCTCATCGAGTGA
- the lon gene encoding endopeptidase La, which produces MDIKEEQSEESSDELNLPETLPILPLRGVVMYPYTAIPLTVGQPRSIRLIDDVASKERLIGLVAAHDPENEQPGPGEIYDIGTVAMVHRLFRAPDGTIRLLVQGLARIKIEEYVATEPYLVARVSRYPEQVEKTLEVEALTRNVVDQFSHLAELVPSIPAELISSTLNMDDPLQIAYAIATYIRINLEESQQLLEIDDIATKLRRLMAILNKELEVLELGRQIQSQAQSEMEKVQREYFLREQLKAIQHELGEADEQQVEIEEFRRKIQEAGMTEEAEKEARRELDRMAKLPTAAAEYGVIRTYLDWLVSLPWSKRTEDNLDIAHAREVLDADHYGLEDIKERILEFLAVRKLRAERADELKPDVTDYVRREREGAILCFVGPPGVGKTSLGSSIARAMGRKFVRMSLGGIRDEAEIRGFRRTYIGAMPGRIIQTLRRVESRNPVMMLDEIDKLGHDFRGDPASALLEVLDPEQNHEFRDHYIDVAFDLSEVLFITTANELEPIPPPLRDRMEIITLNGYTEQEKVQIALQYLVPRQIRENGLRPEEIRFTEEALSELINNYTREAGVRDLERQIGQVARKIATRVAEKAEGDGAGPYVIEKETIRELIGKPRFSYQTEIEDRTNQPGVATGLAYTPMGGDILFVEAAAMPGNKGFQLTGQLGSVMQESAHAAFSYIRSRAEQLGVPPRYFEEHDIHLHVPAGAVPKDGPSAGVTMATALASLLTGRPVRPNVAMTGEITLRGKVLPVGGIKAKVLAAHRSRLDTVILPRRNEQDLEELPESVRQSLNFILVGTIDEVLEAALMPEPEVSPEAEPA; this is translated from the coding sequence ATTGACATCAAAGAAGAACAGTCTGAAGAATCCTCTGACGAACTGAACCTGCCGGAAACCTTGCCCATCCTGCCCCTGCGCGGCGTGGTCATGTATCCCTACACAGCCATTCCGCTGACGGTCGGGCAGCCGCGCTCCATCCGCCTCATCGATGATGTCGCCAGCAAGGAACGCCTGATCGGCCTGGTCGCCGCCCACGATCCCGAAAACGAACAACCTGGCCCCGGCGAGATCTACGACATCGGCACCGTGGCCATGGTTCACCGCCTGTTCCGCGCGCCCGATGGTACCATCCGCCTGCTGGTGCAGGGGCTGGCTCGCATCAAGATTGAGGAATACGTCGCTACCGAGCCATATCTGGTTGCCAGGGTCAGCCGCTACCCTGAACAGGTCGAGAAGACCCTGGAGGTGGAGGCGTTGACCCGCAACGTGGTCGACCAGTTCTCTCACCTGGCGGAACTGGTGCCCAGCATCCCGGCGGAACTGATCTCCTCCACGCTAAACATGGATGATCCGCTGCAGATCGCTTACGCCATCGCGACCTACATCCGGATCAACCTGGAGGAAAGCCAGCAGCTCCTGGAAATCGACGATATCGCTACCAAGCTGCGTCGCCTGATGGCCATCCTGAACAAGGAACTGGAAGTGCTGGAACTGGGCCGGCAGATCCAGTCTCAGGCCCAGTCGGAGATGGAGAAGGTTCAGCGGGAATACTTCCTACGCGAACAACTGAAAGCCATCCAGCATGAACTGGGCGAGGCCGACGAGCAGCAGGTGGAGATCGAGGAATTCCGCCGCAAGATCCAGGAAGCGGGGATGACCGAGGAGGCTGAGAAGGAGGCTCGCCGTGAACTGGATCGGATGGCCAAGCTGCCCACCGCCGCAGCTGAGTACGGCGTCATCCGCACTTATCTGGACTGGCTGGTGAGCCTGCCCTGGAGCAAGCGCACGGAAGATAACCTGGATATCGCCCACGCCCGCGAAGTCCTTGACGCCGACCACTATGGCCTGGAGGATATCAAGGAGCGCATTCTGGAGTTCCTGGCGGTGCGCAAGCTGCGTGCTGAGCGGGCGGATGAGCTAAAGCCGGATGTGACGGACTATGTCCGTCGCGAGCGCGAAGGGGCCATCCTGTGCTTTGTTGGCCCGCCTGGCGTCGGCAAGACCTCGCTTGGCTCGTCCATCGCGCGGGCTATGGGCCGCAAGTTCGTCCGCATGAGCCTGGGCGGCATCCGCGACGAGGCCGAAATCCGGGGGTTCCGCCGCACCTACATCGGCGCCATGCCGGGGCGGATCATCCAGACTCTGCGCCGCGTGGAAAGCCGCAACCCGGTGATGATGCTGGACGAGATCGACAAGCTGGGGCACGACTTCCGCGGAGACCCGGCCTCGGCCTTGCTGGAGGTGCTCGACCCGGAGCAGAATCACGAGTTCCGCGACCACTATATCGACGTGGCCTTTGACCTCTCGGAAGTGCTGTTCATCACCACAGCCAATGAGCTGGAGCCGATCCCGCCGCCCCTGCGTGACCGGATGGAGATCATCACCCTGAACGGCTATACCGAGCAGGAAAAAGTCCAGATCGCTCTGCAGTACCTGGTCCCCCGCCAGATTCGGGAGAATGGGCTGCGCCCGGAGGAGATTCGCTTCACCGAAGAAGCCCTCAGCGAGCTGATCAACAACTACACACGGGAGGCCGGAGTCCGCGATCTTGAGCGGCAGATCGGCCAGGTTGCCCGCAAGATCGCTACCCGCGTCGCCGAGAAAGCGGAAGGCGACGGCGCCGGTCCGTATGTCATCGAGAAAGAGACCATTCGGGAGTTGATCGGCAAGCCGCGCTTCAGTTACCAGACGGAAATTGAGGACCGCACCAACCAGCCTGGCGTGGCCACCGGCCTGGCTTACACGCCGATGGGCGGCGATATTCTGTTCGTTGAAGCCGCCGCTATGCCGGGCAACAAGGGCTTCCAGTTGACCGGTCAGCTGGGCAGCGTGATGCAGGAAAGCGCTCATGCGGCATTCAGCTACATCCGCTCACGTGCGGAGCAACTGGGCGTCCCACCCAGGTATTTCGAGGAACATGACATCCACCTGCATGTACCGGCTGGTGCGGTGCCCAAAGATGGCCCGTCAGCGGGTGTGACCATGGCCACGGCGCTGGCCTCACTGCTGACCGGGCGTCCGGTACGGCCCAATGTCGCCATGACCGGCGAGATCACCCTGCGCGGCAAGGTATTGCCGGTGGGTGGCATCAAGGCCAAAGTTTTGGCCGCCCATCGCAGTCGGCTCGACACCGTTATCCTTCCTCGCCGCAACGAGCAGGACCTGGAGGAACTCCCGGAAAGCGTGCGCCAGTCCCTGAATTTCATCCTGGTCGGGACGATCGACGAGGTGCTGGAGGCTGCTTTGATGCCTGAGCCTGAAGTCAGTCCGGAAGCTGAACCGGCCTGA
- a CDS encoding glutamate-5-semialdehyde dehydrogenase — protein MDMQALGQQARAAARILRSQPTTAKNAALLAIADAIDSHQAAILAANAADVTAGQLAGLSPAMIDRLNLAGRLAGITADVRRVAELPDPVGVEFDAHTLPNGLQVRKRRVPIGVLGVIYESRPNVTVDVAALALKTGNAVILRGGSETLRSNTALVDVIQDAVAGAGLPADAVQLIRDPDRRYVTELLRLSDYVDMIIPRGGNHLHQLCREQSTIPVITGGIGICHLYVDETADLAAAINVIHNAKVQRPTVCNALDTLLVQRNIADQFIPAVVDRLTRDGVTFRVDAEAAALLAGREQVTLAGPDDWDTEWLALILGIRIVPDLEAAIAHIQAHSTGHSDGILTTDPAAMARFLNEVDSAAVYVNASTRFTDGGQLGLGAEIAISTQKLHARGPMGLEELTTYKWIIVGENHIRP, from the coding sequence ATCGACATGCAGGCGCTCGGACAACAGGCCAGAGCCGCGGCGCGCATCCTGCGCAGCCAGCCCACCACCGCCAAAAATGCCGCCCTGCTGGCCATCGCTGACGCTATTGACAGCCATCAGGCGGCCATCCTGGCAGCCAACGCCGCCGATGTCACTGCCGGCCAGCTAGCCGGTCTCAGCCCGGCCATGATCGACCGGCTGAATCTGGCGGGACGGCTGGCCGGAATCACCGCCGATGTCCGCCGTGTGGCTGAATTACCTGATCCGGTCGGCGTAGAGTTCGACGCGCACACCCTGCCCAATGGCCTGCAGGTCAGGAAGCGCCGGGTGCCCATTGGCGTGCTGGGCGTAATTTACGAATCGCGCCCTAATGTGACGGTGGACGTCGCTGCTCTGGCGCTTAAGACCGGCAACGCGGTCATTCTGCGCGGCGGCTCGGAGACGCTGCGTAGCAATACCGCGCTGGTCGATGTGATCCAGGACGCTGTAGCGGGGGCTGGTTTACCAGCTGATGCCGTCCAGCTGATTCGCGATCCCGACCGGCGCTATGTCACCGAACTCCTTCGCCTGAGCGACTATGTCGACATGATCATCCCGCGCGGCGGCAACCATTTGCATCAGCTTTGCCGCGAGCAGAGCACCATCCCGGTGATCACCGGCGGGATTGGCATCTGCCATCTGTATGTGGACGAGACAGCCGATCTGGCCGCCGCGATAAACGTCATTCACAATGCCAAAGTGCAGCGTCCCACCGTCTGCAACGCCCTGGATACCCTGCTCGTTCAGCGCAATATCGCCGACCAGTTCATCCCTGCGGTTGTGGATCGGCTGACCAGAGATGGCGTGACGTTCCGGGTAGACGCGGAGGCTGCTGCGCTACTGGCTGGACGGGAACAGGTAACCCTGGCCGGGCCGGACGACTGGGATACCGAATGGCTGGCCCTGATCCTGGGCATCCGTATTGTTCCCGATCTGGAGGCGGCTATTGCCCACATCCAGGCCCACAGCACCGGTCATTCTGACGGCATCCTGACCACCGACCCGGCAGCGATGGCGCGTTTCCTCAATGAGGTCGACTCAGCGGCTGTGTATGTTAATGCGTCAACCCGCTTCACTGATGGTGGACAGTTAGGGCTTGGCGCGGAGATCGCTATCAGTACACAGAAGCTGCATGCGCGCGGGCCAATGGGGCTGGAGGAATTGACCACCTACAAGTGGATCATCGTTGGGGAAAATCACATCCGGCCGTAG
- a CDS encoding transcriptional regulator: protein MDLHIHTPASADYQDAGVTHLDILRKAEARELDIIAFTDHNTVGGYRAMIDEIEKLTFLESLKRATPEEQRRLSEYRRLMDKILVLPGFEFTATFGFHILGIFSPDTTTRELEHILLSLNVPPDTLDNGSSVVGASADVLTAYRVIHAAGGIVIAAHANSSHGVAMRGFDFGGQTKIAYTQDAHLHALEVTDLERRGRGTTQHFFDGSKPEYPRRMRCIQGSDAHRLNAETGSGRNQNLGVGDRMTEVLLPERTFEALREMFEGNDFARTRPYAVNRKPFDFIQAAREQGPSIVQAFYDKATRRGGMLYEIVADVCAMANTNGGTIYIGASPDPTQPLAGVQQAAKTIEMITTELEQRLTPPLKVEIDTQHSQGKTVIRIQVPRGDDPPYAIDDNKIYVRDEAETTLAVRDEIVRLVQGSLASQQQPASTGPTSATPVAPEPEPAQMEQPPAPAEVQDIDAPKTGVEIIGSEQRKGKLYHMMRDLRNGNIVNNVTRTSARRLWHYAITEKEKNPVDPAKVTWRNKYGLIKRHRRGETVRYDLALKTPEGMRVFYGVTEDGMHGPWQVFLEDEE, encoded by the coding sequence ATGGACCTGCATATTCACACCCCCGCCTCGGCGGACTATCAGGATGCCGGAGTTACCCACCTTGACATCCTGCGCAAAGCTGAAGCCAGAGAACTGGACATCATCGCCTTCACCGACCATAACACGGTCGGCGGTTACCGGGCGATGATAGATGAGATCGAGAAACTGACCTTCTTGGAGTCCCTTAAACGGGCCACGCCGGAGGAACAACGCCGCCTGAGCGAATACCGCCGCCTGATGGACAAGATTCTGGTACTGCCCGGCTTTGAGTTCACGGCGACCTTCGGCTTTCACATCCTGGGCATCTTTTCCCCCGATACAACCACCCGCGAACTGGAGCATATTTTACTCAGCCTCAATGTCCCACCGGATACGCTGGACAATGGCTCATCGGTGGTGGGCGCGTCCGCCGACGTGCTGACCGCTTATCGCGTGATCCATGCGGCGGGCGGAATCGTCATCGCCGCTCACGCCAACTCCAGCCACGGCGTTGCCATGCGTGGCTTTGACTTTGGCGGGCAGACCAAGATCGCTTATACCCAGGATGCTCACCTGCACGCCCTCGAAGTCACCGACCTGGAGCGACGCGGGCGCGGCACTACCCAGCATTTCTTTGATGGCAGCAAGCCGGAATACCCCCGTCGGATGCGCTGCATCCAGGGGTCAGACGCCCACCGACTGAACGCCGAGACCGGCAGCGGGCGCAACCAGAACCTCGGCGTTGGCGACCGCATGACTGAGGTATTGTTGCCTGAACGGACCTTTGAGGCGCTGCGGGAGATGTTCGAGGGCAATGACTTTGCCCGGACCCGCCCCTATGCTGTCAACCGCAAACCGTTCGACTTCATTCAGGCTGCCAGGGAGCAAGGCCCCAGCATTGTCCAGGCCTTTTACGACAAGGCAACCCGTCGCGGCGGGATGCTGTATGAGATCGTGGCGGACGTGTGCGCCATGGCCAATACCAACGGCGGTACCATTTATATCGGCGCCAGCCCCGACCCCACCCAGCCACTAGCCGGCGTCCAGCAGGCCGCCAAGACTATCGAAATGATCACTACCGAGCTGGAGCAGCGCCTGACACCGCCGCTGAAAGTCGAGATCGACACCCAGCATTCCCAGGGCAAAACGGTCATCCGCATCCAGGTCCCCCGTGGCGATGACCCGCCTTACGCCATCGACGACAACAAAATCTACGTCCGCGACGAGGCGGAGACCACGCTGGCCGTACGTGACGAAATCGTTCGGCTGGTGCAGGGCAGCTTGGCCTCCCAGCAACAGCCCGCCTCTACCGGCCCCACCTCCGCGACACCGGTTGCCCCTGAGCCAGAACCTGCCCAGATGGAACAACCGCCCGCCCCAGCAGAAGTGCAGGACATTGACGCGCCCAAGACAGGCGTGGAGATCATCGGCTCCGAACAGCGCAAGGGCAAGCTCTACCACATGATGCGCGACCTGCGCAACGGTAACATTGTCAACAACGTTACCCGCACGTCAGCACGCCGGTTATGGCACTACGCCATCACTGAAAAGGAAAAGAACCCGGTCGACCCGGCCAAGGTGACCTGGCGCAACAAGTACGGGCTGATCAAACGCCACCGACGCGGCGAAACCGTTCGCTATGATCTGGCGCTCAAGACGCCGGAAGGTATGCGCGTTTTCTACGGCGTCACCGAGGACGGTATGCACGGCCCGTGGCAGGTCTTCCTGGAAGACGAGGAATAA
- a CDS encoding DUF4870 domain-containing protein, with protein sequence MSERQTLPEQPDMSSTELPGDSIRIRVEPADFPASASRKRKRSATLAQEISQKLLYDIDWQPHSIPVDTLTEDERLWAALAHASFLITVLAGIATGGLAGLAMIFAPLLIYVGFRDRSRFVAYHALQAFAAQLMGTIGWITLLTIGSLIFAVAITLAAVASIILIGIPFVVLFGLLYVVFVLTMLVLPLVIIILSIAGAVNTYNGRDFRYPVIAAWIERQMEGDTIL encoded by the coding sequence ATGAGCGAGCGTCAAACCCTCCCGGAGCAGCCAGATATGTCATCCACTGAGCTGCCTGGCGACAGCATTCGCATCCGCGTTGAACCGGCAGACTTCCCGGCCAGCGCCAGCCGCAAACGCAAGCGCTCGGCAACACTGGCGCAGGAAATCTCCCAGAAGCTGCTGTACGACATCGACTGGCAACCGCACAGTATCCCGGTTGATACGCTGACCGAGGATGAACGTCTGTGGGCGGCGCTGGCGCACGCCAGCTTTCTGATCACCGTGCTGGCCGGGATCGCCACCGGCGGCCTGGCCGGGTTGGCGATGATCTTTGCGCCACTGCTGATCTATGTGGGCTTCCGCGATCGTTCGCGGTTTGTCGCCTATCATGCGCTACAGGCTTTCGCCGCCCAGCTGATGGGCACGATTGGCTGGATCACCCTGCTGACCATCGGCTCACTGATCTTCGCCGTAGCCATCACGCTGGCCGCCGTCGCCAGCATCATCCTGATCGGCATCCCGTTTGTGGTGCTGTTCGGGTTGCTTTACGTGGTCTTTGTCCTGACCATGCTGGTACTGCCGCTGGTCATCATCATTCTGTCCATCGCTGGCGCGGTCAACACCTACAACGGGCGCGACTTCCGCTACCCGGTGATCGCTGCCTGGATCGAGCGCCAGATGGAAGGTGATACGATCCTCTAG
- a CDS encoding MogA/MoaB family molybdenum cofactor biosynthesis protein, which translates to MRIGILTVSDRSARGERPDAAAPLIAALLTESFPGCQIARTAIVPDERDQISACLIAWSDEDGVDVIFTTGGTGFAPRDVTPEATRSVIEREAPGLAEAMRAAGLRQTPHAMLSRGICGLRGRTLIVNLPGSPGAVRDSLAVIQPVLPHAIALLRDAPDTEAGHTLPAQPDPGS; encoded by the coding sequence ATGCGTATTGGCATCCTGACTGTCAGCGATCGTAGCGCGCGCGGCGAGCGTCCTGACGCCGCCGCCCCTCTAATCGCCGCTCTCCTGACCGAGTCGTTCCCCGGCTGCCAGATCGCCCGCACGGCAATTGTGCCAGACGAGCGCGATCAAATCAGCGCTTGCCTGATCGCGTGGAGCGATGAGGATGGGGTCGACGTTATCTTCACGACCGGTGGAACCGGCTTCGCCCCGCGGGATGTCACCCCGGAAGCTACGCGCAGCGTCATCGAACGGGAAGCCCCCGGTCTGGCCGAAGCGATGCGTGCTGCCGGACTACGGCAGACACCCCATGCCATGCTCAGCCGCGGAATCTGTGGTTTGCGCGGGCGCACCCTGATCGTGAACCTGCCGGGTAGCCCCGGAGCGGTACGGGACAGTCTGGCGGTCATCCAGCCCGTACTGCCTCATGCCATCGCCCTGCTGCGCGACGCGCCTGACACCGAAGCCGGTCATACGTTGCCAGCGCAACCTGATCCGGGTTCCTGA
- a CDS encoding response regulator, with amino-acid sequence MPKIMIVDDDRTTVMLLQTLLSMDGFDVCVAARGKDVLERAHQEHPDIFLIDYHLADVEGPEVVRNLRQDPDFATTPIVVASGMNVEREAVEAGASLFLIKPLEPANLAQILTSLL; translated from the coding sequence TTGCCCAAGATCATGATCGTCGATGATGACCGGACGACCGTCATGCTGTTGCAGACTTTGCTCAGTATGGACGGGTTTGATGTCTGTGTGGCGGCCCGCGGCAAAGACGTGCTGGAGCGTGCCCACCAGGAACATCCGGATATCTTTCTGATCGACTATCACCTGGCCGACGTCGAAGGGCCGGAAGTTGTCCGCAACCTGCGGCAGGACCCGGATTTCGCCACCACGCCGATCGTGGTCGCATCCGGCATGAATGTGGAACGGGAAGCGGTTGAGGCTGGCGCTTCCTTGTTCCTGATCAAACCGCTTGAACCCGCAAATCTGGCCCAGATTCTGACCAGCCTGCTCTGA